In Ursus arctos isolate Adak ecotype North America unplaced genomic scaffold, UrsArc2.0 scaffold_3, whole genome shotgun sequence, one DNA window encodes the following:
- the LOC125281101 gene encoding GTPase IMAP family member 5-like codes for MEGLQRGRYGTMAEGREEDKWFATSSSLRIILVGKTGTGKSATGNSILCQPVFESRLGSQPVTKTCQAETGTWNGRNLLVVDTPSIFEAEAQTQGMCTDIADCYLLSAPGPHVLLLVTQLGRFTAQDTVAVRRVKEVFGAGAMKHVVVLFTHKEDLNGESLDDYITHTDNQSLKSLVQECGRRYCGFNNRATGEEQREQLAELMAVVGRLDRENEGAFHSNDLFFEAQRLQREGGGAHGEERRRYLAKVRAQLEEQRRDLRDSTSNWACGALLKVRRWMLSNIGITAVLIICILIFLATLINLCITHGH; via the exons atggaagggcttcagaggggcagATATGGAACGATGGCTGAAG GCAGAGAGGAAGATAAGTGGTTTGCAACATCGTCCTCACTGAGGATCATCCTGGTGGGCAAGACGGGCACTGGGAAGAGTGCCACAGGGAACAGCATCCTCTGCCAGCCAGTGTTTGAGTCCAGACTGGGGAGCCAGCCCGTGACCAAGACGTGCCAGGCGGAGACAGGGACCTGGAATGGAAGGAACCTCCTGGTGGTCGACACGCCCTCCATCTTCGAGGCGGAGGCTCAGACCCAAGGGATGTGCACGGACATCGCGGACTGCTACCTGCTCTCTGCCCCGGGGCCCCATGTGCTGCTGCTGGTGACCCAGCTGGGGCGCTTCACTGCCCAGGACACGGTGGCCGTGAGGAGGGTGAAGGAGGTCTTTGGGGCGGGAGCCATGAAGCACGTGGTGGTCCTCTTCACCCACAAGGAGGACTTGAACGGCGAGTCCTTGGACGATTACATCACACACACGGACAACCAGAGCCTGAAGAGCCTGGTGCAGGAGTGCGGGAGGCGTTACTGTGGCTTCAACAACAGGGCCaccggggaggagcagagggagcagctggcCGAGCTGATGGCTGTGGTGGGGAGGCTGGACAGGGAGAACGAGGGCGCCTTCCACAGCAATGACCTCTTCTTTGAAGCCCAGAGGCTGCAGCGAGAGGGGGGAGGCGCCCACGGGGAAGAGCGCAGGCGCTACCTGGCCAAGGTGCGGGCGCAGCTGGAAGAGCAAAGGCGGGACCTGAGAGACAGCACGAGTAACTGGGCGTGCGGGGCGCTCCTCAAAGTCAGAAGGTGGATGCTTTCTAACATTGGGATAACTGCTGTCCTCATTATatgcattttgatttttcttgccACTTTAATTAACTTGTGTATTACACATGGACACTGA